Proteins encoded by one window of Chryseobacterium sp. POL2:
- a CDS encoding TolC family protein encodes MKKLVFLFIINWLPAQQSWNLQECLDYALKNNPDVQQSLLEVNKSIHEKNKANGKLLPSVGMGVGHSYSFGSTINPSNNAREATNVQYDQFFAQANLDVFSWKNYLHIGLSKLNKEGSEFRVKTAQNHLQLSIINLFFQYQKSKSWLEVLEPQVAGMKEQIIRTEKEVEIGNRAKSDVYDIKANFGTIQEQWISAQNDNNLAKINLLAALNINQDSVDFVMPDEALSLLSWTSKNEMIEELIKRNPIYLENQKNAEIAVQKIKMAKSNYLPTISGQYQWSTFYSKTLNANLISESFSNQFSQNKNQQVYLGFNIPVFQQFQVKNNVEIAKLDQLNIHLENQKRLTELYKVLNIIAEQYLNASERNRLLQENFENQKLSFDRSEEKYREGLIDAYNFFVVRNNWLQANYNLINSKYDVMQQAALLRVFEN; translated from the coding sequence ATGAAAAAGTTAGTTTTTTTATTCATCATTAATTGGCTTCCGGCGCAGCAATCCTGGAATTTGCAGGAATGTTTGGATTATGCATTGAAAAATAATCCTGATGTGCAGCAGTCGTTGTTGGAAGTTAACAAAAGCATCCATGAAAAAAATAAAGCCAACGGAAAATTACTTCCTTCGGTGGGTATGGGAGTTGGTCATAGTTACAGTTTTGGTTCGACAATTAATCCGTCCAACAACGCTCGTGAAGCCACGAATGTGCAATACGATCAGTTTTTTGCACAAGCCAATCTGGATGTTTTTTCTTGGAAAAATTACCTCCATATTGGACTTTCAAAACTCAATAAAGAAGGTTCGGAATTTCGTGTGAAAACAGCTCAAAACCATCTTCAATTATCGATTATCAATTTGTTTTTTCAGTATCAGAAAAGCAAATCCTGGCTGGAAGTTCTTGAGCCTCAAGTGGCGGGAATGAAAGAGCAAATCATAAGAACAGAAAAAGAAGTGGAAATCGGAAACCGTGCAAAAAGCGATGTTTACGATATTAAAGCCAATTTTGGAACCATCCAGGAGCAATGGATTTCCGCGCAAAATGACAACAATTTGGCAAAAATTAATCTTTTGGCAGCTTTAAATATTAATCAAGATTCTGTGGATTTTGTGATGCCAGACGAAGCGCTTTCTCTTTTGTCTTGGACTTCTAAAAACGAAATGATTGAGGAGCTTATCAAGAGAAATCCTATTTATTTAGAAAATCAAAAAAATGCTGAAATTGCTGTTCAAAAGATTAAAATGGCAAAGTCGAATTATCTTCCCACGATTTCTGGACAATACCAATGGTCAACATTTTACAGTAAAACGCTTAATGCTAATTTAATTTCAGAATCCTTTTCTAATCAGTTTTCACAAAACAAAAACCAACAAGTTTATTTGGGTTTTAATATTCCTGTTTTTCAACAATTCCAAGTGAAAAATAATGTTGAAATAGCCAAACTGGATCAACTCAACATCCATCTTGAAAATCAAAAACGATTAACAGAATTGTATAAAGTGCTGAATATCATTGCGGAACAATATCTTAATGCTTCCGAAAGAAATCGTTTGTTACAAGAAAATTTTGAAAATCAGAAGTTGTCTTTCGATCGTTCCGAAGAAAAATACCGCGAAGGTTTGATTGATGCGTATAATTTTTTTGTGGTCCGCAACAATTGGTTACAAGCGAACTACAATCTCATCAATAGCAAATATGATGTGATGCAACAAGCCGCGTTGTTACGGGTTTTTGAGAATTAA
- a CDS encoding ABC transporter permease: protein MLKNWLKIAFINYKKNWLSTIINVLGLSLGLCIFLLVFINWQDEKSYEQWVPNRENIYLIENDNKLFGAMSISSYPQLRFSKENYPEVEDFTILNTWGETKIMADSRSVYVPMGTVVNSVFQFFPFEKVAGHYDNSLNDESQIALSEDTARQLFGKDYHKSIGKVVKNDNNNKSYTVSSIYKLPKEKSVFAPGFMIKMPSLDQAKDQWTNYSYTGFLKLKPGTDILKLQEKMTSELRKQDVISSKKWGYEADPTINVILTRLDKMKLDAIGDGIHKGDKKSIFILLGLAALILVLSGINLINLKTAQASQRAKEVGVRKALGSSKEKLIVQFLLENLIICSVAFLVAVSLIELLLPTYNKFLEKELQLNDPKLFVYSGFIVLIFALISGLLPAFYLSNFKPINTLKGNFARSKSGVLLRNFILTIQLIISSFFIICSLIIYTQVKFMMKKDLGFKGDQVIKVDFKKYNYQDKDYNVKRYELARDEVKKIRGVEDVTGSVSVVGSGITNASSVKKGSDTTKVINSVVVGGIERNYFNFYQMKIIAGRDLDWNKASDTIKGLVVNESFVGKMGWSPQQAIGKDVLVGWGVKSELNNILGVVKDFYFSGVDKPVEAAAFFNYDRNWSKNNMGNLQIKLSKDDIDGTIERINELWSTKLEPGYPFEYSFVDKNFEKTFAKFQKQKTLFSVLNGIVLIVALLGLFALSSLLIEQKLKDVAIKKTLGADEKTIVWDLTKKFLIICIIAVFISLPFGYYAMNEWLKDFAYRIDMPVWPYILSLVVLLILTFAVVSIKAYQATKVNLVKYLKYE, encoded by the coding sequence ATGTTAAAAAACTGGCTAAAAATAGCATTCATCAATTATAAAAAGAATTGGCTTTCCACCATCATTAATGTGTTGGGATTAAGTTTGGGATTGTGTATTTTCCTTTTGGTATTCATCAATTGGCAAGACGAAAAATCCTATGAACAATGGGTTCCCAATAGGGAGAACATTTATTTGATTGAGAATGATAACAAACTTTTTGGAGCAATGTCCATTTCCAGCTATCCGCAATTGCGTTTTTCCAAAGAAAATTATCCTGAAGTTGAAGATTTTACGATTCTTAATACATGGGGAGAAACTAAAATCATGGCAGATTCTCGATCGGTCTATGTTCCGATGGGGACGGTGGTAAACTCGGTTTTTCAATTTTTTCCATTTGAAAAAGTAGCAGGACATTATGATAATTCATTAAATGATGAATCTCAAATTGCTCTTTCTGAAGATACAGCACGACAACTTTTTGGTAAAGATTATCATAAATCGATAGGTAAAGTCGTGAAAAATGATAACAACAATAAGTCGTACACCGTTAGCTCAATTTATAAATTACCTAAGGAAAAATCTGTTTTTGCGCCAGGATTTATGATTAAAATGCCCAGTTTAGATCAAGCCAAAGACCAATGGACAAACTACAGTTATACTGGTTTTTTAAAATTGAAACCCGGGACAGATATCTTAAAATTACAGGAAAAAATGACTTCGGAATTGCGCAAACAAGATGTTATTTCCAGTAAAAAATGGGGTTATGAAGCTGATCCAACAATTAATGTGATTTTAACGAGGCTCGACAAAATGAAGTTAGACGCTATCGGCGATGGCATTCATAAAGGAGATAAAAAATCAATTTTCATTTTGCTAGGTTTGGCCGCTCTCATTTTAGTTTTATCAGGAATCAATTTAATCAATCTGAAAACCGCACAAGCCTCACAAAGAGCCAAAGAAGTTGGTGTGCGAAAGGCTTTAGGAAGCTCAAAAGAAAAACTAATTGTGCAGTTTTTGCTGGAAAATCTCATCATTTGTAGCGTAGCATTTCTTGTAGCAGTTTCACTCATCGAACTTTTACTACCGACTTACAACAAATTTTTAGAAAAAGAACTCCAATTAAATGATCCTAAATTATTCGTTTATTCAGGATTTATTGTTCTGATTTTTGCGCTTATTTCTGGATTGTTGCCTGCTTTTTATTTATCGAATTTTAAACCGATTAATACCTTAAAGGGCAATTTCGCAAGAAGCAAAAGTGGCGTGTTATTGCGGAATTTTATCTTAACGATTCAGCTTATTATTTCATCATTCTTCATCATTTGTTCATTAATTATTTACACCCAAGTAAAATTTATGATGAAGAAAGATTTGGGTTTCAAAGGTGATCAAGTCATAAAAGTCGATTTCAAAAAATACAATTATCAAGATAAAGATTACAACGTAAAAAGATACGAATTGGCTCGTGATGAGGTGAAAAAAATTCGTGGTGTAGAAGATGTTACAGGTTCTGTTTCGGTGGTAGGATCGGGGATTACAAATGCTTCTAGTGTAAAAAAAGGCTCGGATACAACAAAAGTTATTAATAGTGTTGTTGTTGGCGGAATTGAACGCAATTATTTCAATTTTTATCAAATGAAAATTATTGCTGGACGAGATTTGGATTGGAATAAAGCTTCGGACACCATTAAAGGATTGGTTGTTAATGAATCTTTTGTCGGAAAAATGGGCTGGAGTCCACAACAAGCCATTGGAAAAGATGTATTGGTAGGTTGGGGCGTAAAATCTGAACTGAATAACATTCTTGGTGTGGTAAAGGATTTTTACTTCAGTGGCGTGGATAAGCCTGTGGAAGCTGCGGCTTTTTTCAATTACGATAGAAACTGGTCGAAAAATAATATGGGAAATCTTCAAATCAAATTATCAAAAGATGATATCGATGGAACTATTGAACGAATTAATGAGCTTTGGAGTACAAAATTAGAACCGGGATATCCGTTTGAGTATAGTTTTGTAGATAAAAATTTTGAAAAAACATTTGCTAAATTTCAAAAGCAGAAAACATTATTCTCTGTTCTTAATGGGATTGTTCTCATCGTTGCTTTGCTAGGATTATTCGCGCTTTCATCCTTACTTATCGAACAAAAATTAAAAGATGTAGCCATCAAAAAAACTTTAGGTGCCGACGAAAAAACCATCGTTTGGGATCTAACAAAAAAATTCTTAATCATCTGTATAATTGCGGTTTTCATTAGTCTTCCATTTGGATATTACGCAATGAACGAATGGTTAAAAGACTTCGCTTATAGAATTGATATGCCAGTCTGGCCTTATATTTTGAGCTTGGTTGTATTACTTATTTTGACCTTCGCGGTGGTTAGTATTAAAGCTTATCAAGCTACCAAAGTCAATCTTGTGAAATATCTGAAATACGAGTAG
- a CDS encoding ABC transporter ATP-binding protein: MITTYQLSKIYRTEDVQTKALNNVEFKVQPGEFVAIMGPSGCGKSTLLNILGLLDEASSGSYLFLDTETVKSSKKKKSGLRKKNIGFIFQNFNLIDELSVYENIELPLIYNGISSSERKKRVEEIMEKINISHRAKHYPQQLSGGQQQRAAVARALVTRPKLILADEPTGNLDSSNGNEVMNLLAELHREGSTIVMVTHSSYDAGFASRIVNMKDGEIFSEELTSQRKDVFEKAEASEL, translated from the coding sequence ATGATAACAACATATCAACTTTCAAAAATATACCGCACAGAAGATGTACAAACTAAGGCTTTGAACAATGTGGAATTCAAAGTGCAACCTGGCGAATTTGTTGCCATTATGGGACCTTCAGGTTGCGGGAAATCAACATTGCTTAATATCTTAGGTCTTTTAGACGAGGCTTCTTCAGGATCATATTTGTTTCTTGACACGGAAACGGTGAAGTCTTCAAAAAAGAAAAAATCAGGTTTAAGAAAGAAAAATATCGGTTTTATTTTTCAAAATTTTAACCTGATAGATGAATTATCCGTGTACGAAAACATCGAACTTCCTTTGATCTACAACGGAATTTCCTCGTCAGAACGCAAGAAAAGAGTCGAGGAGATTATGGAGAAAATCAACATCAGTCATCGCGCAAAGCATTATCCACAACAACTTTCTGGTGGGCAGCAACAACGAGCGGCGGTTGCCAGAGCGTTGGTGACAAGACCAAAACTTATTCTTGCCGATGAGCCTACGGGAAACCTCGATTCTTCCAACGGAAACGAAGTGATGAATCTTCTTGCAGAACTTCATCGCGAAGGTTCCACCATTGTGATGGTGACGCACTCGTCTTACGATGCTGGTTTTGCCTCACGAATTGTCAATATGAAAGACGGCGAAATATTTAGTGAAGAGCTGACCTCACAACGAAAAGACGTTTTCGAAAAAGCAGAAGCTTCGGAACTTTAA